ATTGCCACTGAGCGGAATGAGTGCACGTCTTTTTCCAGGTTTGTCATTCTCGTCGAAAGTGTGGAATTCATCAGCCTCATAGAGTATTGCCGTTGCCAAATGGACAGCGTCTGGCAAGGTCACGGTGGGCAGACCATTCTTTGCCTTCAGTCTTTCGTAGAAATCCCGGATCTCATGAGCCAAACGCCAGACTCTATCGTCGGTCTCTGCTACAATGCAGTTTCTGCGTCTCAAGGCGCCGCCCAGTTTCTGTTCAGCTCCTTGAGGCAAGGTACTCCTTAGGATTTCTGCCTTCGTCAGCGCTGACGTTATTAGTTTAGCTTTGTTTTTGTGGATTTCAGTGAGAATCTGAACAACTCCCTCCATCTCCCCCGGGGGCCTATTTTCATTCTTTAGCCAGGCC
The nucleotide sequence above comes from candidate division TA06 bacterium. Encoded proteins:
- a CDS encoding PIN domain-containing protein yields the protein MEGVVQILTEIHKNKAKLITSALTKAEILRSTLPQGAEQKLGGALRRRNCIVAETDDRVWRLAHEIRDFYERLKAKNGLPTVTLPDAVHLATAILYEADEFHTFDENDKPGKRRALIPLSGNVADKYSLVICKPIASQMDVFEGTKT